The following are from one region of the Sciurus carolinensis chromosome 5, mSciCar1.2, whole genome shotgun sequence genome:
- the LOC124985204 gene encoding 2-iminobutanoate/2-iminopropanoate deaminase-like: protein MSSLIRKEISTAKAPGAIGPYSQAVLVDRTIYISGQIGMDPSSGQFVPGGIAAETKQALTNMGEILKAAGCDFTNVVKATVLLADMNDFNTVNAIYKQYFKSNFPARAAYQVAALPKGARIEIEAVAIQGPLTTASL from the coding sequence ATGTCGTCCCTGATCAGAAAAGAGATCAGCACCGCGAAAGCCCCAGGGGCCATTGGTCCCTACAGTCAAGCAGTGTTAGTGGACAGGACCATTTACATCTCTGGACAGATAGGCATGGACCCTTCTAGTGGACAGTTTGTACCAGGAGGGATAGCAGCAGAAACTAAACAGGCTCTCACAAACATGGGTGAAATTCTGAAAGCTGCAGGCTGTGACTTCACTAATGTGGTCAAAGCAACTGTTTTGCTGGCTGACATGAATGACTTCAATACTGTCAATGCAATCTACAAACAATATTTCAAGAGTAATTTTCCTGCTAGAGCTGCTTACCAGGTTGCTGCTTTACCCAAAGGAGCACGCATTGAGATTGAAGCAGTAGCTATCCAAGGACCTCTCACAACAGCGAGTCTATAA